A genomic segment from Janthinobacterium sp. 64 encodes:
- a CDS encoding YceI family protein — MKKLLAFIAAAGFSLSAVAAPEVYVIDGSHTFPRFEYTHMGFSTQQSRFNNTTGKVTLDRAAKTGAVEVLIDTKSVDTGSTLFNSHIQGEDFLDTAKYPVATYKSTKFNFDGDKLASVEGNLTLKGVTKPVTLTVTSFACAPHPMLKKDACGANATAKIKRSEFNAGKYAPAVSDDVTLTFAIEAIKQ, encoded by the coding sequence ATGAAAAAACTGCTCGCTTTTATCGCCGCCGCCGGCTTCTCGCTGTCCGCTGTTGCCGCGCCTGAAGTCTATGTCATCGATGGCAGCCACACTTTCCCCCGTTTCGAGTACACCCACATGGGTTTCTCGACGCAGCAAAGCCGTTTCAATAACACCACCGGCAAGGTCACGCTGGACCGCGCCGCCAAGACGGGCGCCGTCGAAGTGCTGATCGACACCAAATCCGTTGACACGGGTTCGACCCTGTTCAACTCGCACATCCAGGGCGAAGACTTCCTCGACACGGCCAAGTATCCGGTCGCCACCTACAAATCGACCAAGTTCAATTTCGACGGCGACAAGCTGGCCTCCGTCGAAGGCAACCTGACCCTGAAAGGCGTGACCAAGCCAGTGACCCTGACCGTCACCTCGTTCGCCTGCGCACCGCACCCGATGCTGAAAAAAGACGCTTGCGGCGCCAACGCCACGGCCAAGATCAAGCGCTCGGAATTCAACGCCGGCAAATATGCGCCAGCTGTCAGTGATGATGTCACCCTGACCTTCGCAATCGAAGCGATCAAGCAGTAA